In Salinisphaera sp. LB1, one genomic interval encodes:
- a CDS encoding alpha/beta hydrolase, producing the protein MAGLLLLSALAGCATQGGPPPATATKAGTSSTTHHAAAQGSHVKPYPFKNPLTATVLGTPDRMKAELPKKANLSIRTLKPLVDRKTPPTLRYARPLKYMLAAQNHPAPLAFVIAGTGDSALSSKCLLLSRALYQVGYSVACLPSPTSVTFMLGAARHPVPGRMKTDVADLYRMMQAVRDDVSGDIDITGYSLTGWSLGATEAAFVAHLDQKRQVFHFQHVLLLNPAVSLWASVGRMDNLLQRNLPGGFAALPRFLAQVLGNIQQSEGHGKPLRFNEDALYQAYEKGAFDKKDIGAIVGLAFRLSLANMAFAADVLTHSDVIVPKNVNLGPYASLGVYFRRSFRMSFSNYINQLLVPYWNRDGRHVSKAQLISEGDMHRIAPFLASDDHIAVFTNADDPILNADEVQFLRHTFKGRARIRPHGGHLGNLSYKKTIHALQDYFTQ; encoded by the coding sequence ATGGCCGGTCTACTGCTTTTGTCCGCCCTGGCCGGGTGCGCCACACAGGGCGGCCCGCCGCCCGCGACGGCGACTAAAGCAGGGACATCATCGACCACGCATCATGCCGCCGCCCAGGGTTCCCATGTCAAACCCTATCCGTTCAAGAACCCACTGACGGCCACGGTGCTCGGTACGCCGGACCGGATGAAAGCCGAGCTGCCGAAGAAAGCGAATCTCTCGATTCGGACGCTCAAGCCGCTGGTCGATCGTAAAACGCCGCCCACGCTGCGCTATGCCCGCCCTCTAAAGTATATGCTGGCCGCCCAGAATCATCCGGCGCCGCTGGCGTTCGTGATTGCCGGAACCGGCGACTCGGCACTGTCGAGCAAATGTCTGCTGCTCTCGCGTGCGCTCTATCAGGTGGGTTACAGCGTGGCCTGCCTGCCGTCGCCCACCAGTGTGACATTCATGCTGGGCGCCGCCAGACACCCCGTGCCGGGGCGCATGAAGACCGACGTGGCCGATCTGTATCGGATGATGCAGGCCGTGCGCGACGATGTGTCCGGGGATATCGATATTACCGGCTATTCGTTGACAGGCTGGAGTCTGGGTGCGACCGAAGCAGCGTTCGTCGCCCATCTGGATCAGAAGCGCCAGGTGTTTCACTTCCAGCACGTATTACTGCTCAACCCCGCGGTCAGCCTATGGGCCTCGGTCGGTCGGATGGACAACCTGTTGCAACGGAATCTGCCCGGCGGCTTCGCTGCGCTGCCCCGGTTCCTGGCGCAGGTCCTGGGCAACATCCAGCAGAGTGAAGGCCATGGTAAGCCCTTGCGCTTCAATGAAGATGCGCTGTATCAGGCCTACGAGAAAGGCGCCTTCGACAAGAAGGATATCGGCGCCATCGTGGGCCTGGCGTTCCGGCTGTCGCTGGCCAACATGGCATTCGCCGCCGATGTGCTGACGCATTCCGACGTGATCGTGCCGAAGAACGTCAACCTCGGGCCCTATGCTTCGCTCGGGGTCTATTTCCGTCGTTCCTTCCGGATGTCGTTTTCCAATTACATCAACCAGCTGTTGGTGCCGTACTGGAATCGCGACGGCCGGCATGTGAGCAAGGCGCAGTTGATATCCGAGGGCGATATGCACCGCATCGCGCCGTTTCTGGCCAGCGATGACCACATCGCAGTGTTCACGAACGCGGACGATCCGATCCTGAATGCCGACGAGGTCCAGTTCCTGCGCCATACCTTCAAGGGCCGCGCGCGGATCCGGCCACATGGCGGCCACCTCGGTAACCTGAGTTACAAGAAAACGATTCACGCGCTGCAGGATTACTTTACCCAATGA
- a CDS encoding VacJ family lipoprotein translates to MNALQHARSRRPLPLVMALCLFLGACASTPPPKTIDNSTPASTPVSQTTANPLAISDPAEGFNRRVYRFNALTDEYVLLPVVHVYDRYTPGFMRTGVANFFSNIGEITTLTNSVLQLKPKSSAVTASRFVINSTVGIGGLFDPATHIGLKQRDEDFGQTLGHYGVGTGPYLVLPFFGPSDVRDATGLAADQGLLYVLDPTQTNGNVPASVAYNLMYVINKRDQTNFRYYQTGSPFEYTLVRLVYMNYRALQVAH, encoded by the coding sequence ATGAATGCCTTGCAACACGCTCGATCCCGCCGGCCGTTGCCCCTGGTAATGGCCCTGTGCCTGTTTCTGGGGGCCTGTGCCTCGACACCGCCGCCCAAAACCATCGACAACTCGACGCCCGCCAGCACGCCGGTGAGCCAGACCACGGCCAACCCGCTGGCGATCTCGGACCCGGCGGAAGGATTCAATCGTCGTGTCTACCGCTTCAACGCGCTGACCGACGAGTACGTGCTTCTGCCGGTGGTGCACGTCTATGATCGCTACACCCCCGGCTTCATGCGCACCGGCGTGGCCAATTTCTTTTCCAATATCGGCGAGATCACGACCCTCACCAACAGCGTGCTGCAGCTCAAGCCGAAGAGTTCGGCGGTGACCGCATCGCGTTTCGTGATCAATTCCACGGTCGGTATCGGCGGGCTGTTCGATCCGGCCACGCATATCGGGCTGAAACAGCGCGACGAGGATTTCGGCCAGACGCTCGGCCATTACGGCGTGGGTACCGGGCCCTATCTCGTGCTGCCGTTCTTCGGCCCCTCCGATGTGCGCGACGCAACCGGGCTGGCGGCCGATCAGGGCTTGTTGTACGTGCTCGATCCGACGCAGACCAATGGCAACGTGCCGGCCAGTGTGGCCTACAACCTGATGTACGTGATCAACAAGCGTGACCAGACCAACTTCCGCTATTACCAGACCGGCTCGCCGTTCGAGTACACGCTGGTGCGGCTGGTTTACATGAACTATCGGGCGTTGCAGGTCGCGCACTAG